The genomic stretch ATACCAACATGATTTCTGATGTAGAACGTCCTTGCCCTGTACCACCCCTTGATGGACGTCCGCGTCATTTTTCAGTCACTGAAATAGAAACATTGCGCTATGATCCTTATGCTATCTATGCCAAAAAAATCTTACGACTGAGACCACTTAAACCACTTATTCATGATCCTAGCGTTCTTGAGCGCGGAATACTTTATCACGCTATTCTTGCCGCTTTTTGCACACAGATAAAAAATCCAAATGCTGCAAATGTACTCAATGTTCTACTTACTATTGGACGTAAAGAATTTGATAAATTCAATTTTCCACCCGATATTGAAGTCATTTGGTGGAACAGTTTTGAAAATCTTGCTCCACACCTTATTCAATGGGAACAAAGTTTAGGACCGCGAGAGCGATATGCTGAAGTGGTCTCAGAAAAAATCTCTATAGGGACAACAGGGGTAACCCTTTCAGGACGGGCTGATCGCCTTGATGTTTTGCCAGACAAAACGGTTGAAATTCTAGATTTCAAAACTGGAACCCCTCCTTCATCAAAACAAGTGCGTGAATTATTATTTCCACAATTGGCTTTAGAGACAGCTTTGCTGATGGAAGGGGCATTTCCAGATTTTCAAGATCTTACTCCCTCAAGTTTGTTTTATGTTCCTCTGAACGGAAAAGGTGAAATTAAATCTCAATCCATTCTTTTAACGGCAAAAGATAAAAAAACTTATCTTAGTGCCGTTAATCTTGGTGAAATCGCATGGAAAAATCTTATTGCCCTTATAACGTATTATCAAAATCCACAACAAGGCTATCTCTCACATGCTGTCCCCATTGAAAAACGGTATGAAGGTGACTACGACCATTTAGCACGGTTGTGGGAATGGTCAATTGGTTTTCATGAAGAAGAGTAATCATGACGTTTTTTTCTATTCCTGAAGCTGCTCTTGATGCACAAGCAACGGCAACACATCCCCAGAAAAACGTGTGGGTTTCTGCGAATGCAGGATCTGGAAAAACGCACGTTTTAAGTGAACGTGTTATTCGTTTGCTTTTAAACGGTACGCCTCCAGCACGTATTTTATGCCTTACTTATACAAGAGCTGCTGCTGCTGTTATGCAATCACGAATTTTTCGCACGTTGTCCAGTTGGAATGAACTGGATGATGCACAGCTGCAAGAAACCTTGACACGGTTTGAAAATAAGCCCGTCAATGCGCAAAAATTAACGTATGCACGACAACTCTTCGCGCGTGCGCTTGAAACACCTGGTGGCTTGAAAATTCAAACGATTCATGCTTTTTGCGAAGCTCTCTTGTATCAATTTATGTTAGAAGCCAATATTACACGGCATTTTGAAATTCCCGATGATGTCAGTCGCAAAAAATTACGACAAGAATCCCGTCGCCAACTTTTAGTACGTCGTGATATACAGCCTGCTTTACAACAGTTACTTCAAGTTATTAGCGAACATACTTTTAACAAACTTCTCTATGAAGCTGTTGAAAAGCAACATAAACTCTCTGATTTTTTCTCTTCTCTTTTATCTGAAAATGGAGAAGAAAAATTTCGTGCGCTTTTTAACTTAGCGCCTGATGAAACAAACCAATCCCTATTAGAAAAAATTCAACAAACCGCGCGTCTTCCTCTTTATGCTCTTAAGCATTGTGAAACCAATGGCAGTCAACGTTTGAAAGAGATGGTAGAAAAGTTTTCCCAATTAGAAGAAGCGCGTAATGAGACCAATATTCTCAATATTGTCTCTGATATTTATTTGACCACAGAGGGTAAACCACGTAATTTTCCACATTTATCTCGTAAAAAATCAGATGAAATTTGGCCTTTTATTCAACAAATGCTTGAAGATAAACAAAGCAAAATTTTTGTTCTTTTAGAAAAATATCAATGCGCAAAAGTTGCCACCCTCAATATGGCTGCTTTTCAGATCTGTGCCATTTATCTCGAAATCTATACCAATCTAAAAAAAGCCAATGGCTTCTTAGATTTTGATGACATTATCGAGCGCACGCTCCATTTGTTACAGCGCAAAGGTGCAAGCCAATGGGTGCACTATAAACTTGATCAGGGGCTTGATCATATTCTTCTTGATGAAGCACAAGATACCAACCCTGAGCAATGGCAAATTATTCAACTGTTGGCACAAGAATTTTTCTCAGGGTATAGCCAACGAACGAATATACGGACTCTTTTTGCTGTTGGAGATGAAAAGCAATCTATTTATTCTTTTCAAGGTGCGGCTCCAGAAAACTTTGCTGCAAATGGACGAATCATTCAAAAAAAAGCGCAGCAAACAAATCAACAATTTGAAAAAATACAACTGCATTACTCTTTTCGCTCTACAGCAGATGTTCTTAAAAGCGTTGATCTTGTTTTCGAAACACCAGAAAACTATAAAGGACTTTCGGCAGAAAATACAAAGACGGTGCATGAAGCTATTCGCGTTCATAGCCCAGGTGAAGTTATTATATGGGATGCCATTTCCAAAGAAACGAGCGAATTTCCTCATGATTGGCATTTGAGTGTTGATCATTTAGATACACCTGAAGTTCGTTTAGCCGAAAAAATAGCTGAAACGATTGCCGATTGGTTACAAAAAGGCGAAATGCTTCCAGCAAAGGGACGCTTAATACGGGCAAGTGATATTATGATCTTGGTTCGTAAACGTGATAAATTTGTTTCAGCTCTTTCCCGTGCTCTTAAACACCTTAATATTCCTGTAGCAGGGGCTGATCGTTTACAACTCACCAAGCATATTAGTATCCGTGACTTAATGGCGCTTGGACGTTTTGTTTTGCAGCCACAAGATGATCTTTCTCTTGCTTGCGTTTTAAAAAGTCCCCTTTTTGCTTTTAGTGAAGAGGAACTTTATCAACTTTCCGCGCACCGAACCGGCTCTCTTTGGCAAAGCTTATGTACACACGCATCATCGCAGGTATCTTTTAAAGATGCTTTTGAAAGACTGAACCATTATCGCACTTTAGTGGATAAAATACCGGTTTTCGAGTTTTATAGCCATATTCTGAATAATGATAAGGGAAGACAAAAAATTCTGTCTCGTTTAGGATCTGAAGCAAATGATGTACTCGATGCTTTTATGGATTATACGCTCGCTATTCAAAAAACAGGATTACCAGGATTACAAGCTTTTTTAGAAACATTAACTGCAAGCGAGCCAGAAATTAAACGTGAATTTGAACAAAACAATGAAGAAATTCGCATCATGACGGTTCATGCCGCAAAAGGACTAGAGGCTGCTATTGTGTTTTTGGTTGATCCTGGTAGTGCGATTTGGCATCCTCAGCATGCACCTCATTTGCTTAAAGTTCCTTTAAACAATGCACAAGGGAATGGACAACAAGCTTTTATTTGGCGCCCCAATGAAAAGTTTGATACAAAACTCTCTAAGCAAGCAATCTCACATTTAAAAGAGCGTGCCGAAGAAGAGTATAGGCGCCTTCTTTATGTAGGAATGACACGCGCTGAAGATCGTTTATTTGTTTGTGGATATAGAGGTAAAAAAACACCCCCTCATACATGGCTACAACTGGTAAAGAAAGCCCTTGAACCTCATGCGGTTGTTATAAAAGGTCCTGCAGAAGATATTGCAGCTTGGCGTTATTGCATTACATCTTCTTCTGCCTCTATAAACCAAGAAGTTTCTTGCGCTGAGAGTCAAGCCTTACCAGCTTTGCCTGCTTTTTTCTCTCATAAAGTACTAGCAGAACCAATTCTCCCAAAACCGCTAAAACCTTCAGTTGCGAGCCTTGCCATTGAAGCTGATACAGAACTTTCGTCAAGCCCAAAACAGTTTTTTACTTCACCTATTTTAGGAGAAATAAACACCAACAGAGCTTTTTTCATTGAATATGGTCATCTCATTCACCGATTATTACAATATCTCCCCGACTGCCCCCCACAAAAACGTCAAGATTATGCTCGCAACTATCTCAATATCAAAGCTTCTCATTGGGATAAAAGCCAAAGAGAACATGCTCTTCGCCATGTTTGGAAAATTTTAGATCATGTTTACCTCAAACCCCTTTTCTCTGAGCAGTCACGTGCTGAAGTTCCCTTAATGGGGATTGTAAAAATTCGTGGAAAAGAACAAGCAATTTCTGGTCAAATTGATCGTCTCTACATCACGAAAAACAGCATTATCTTTGCTGATTTTAAAACAGGGATTCCACCTGAAAATGAAGCCACTATTGCTTCTCATCATTGGTTGCAAATGGCGCTTTATCGAAAATTGTTGCAAGCGATTCATCCTGATAAAGATATCCAAGCTCTGCTTATCTACAGTAAAGAAGCCAAAATTTTTAAACTTCCCCCAGAAAAACTCGAGGCATGTCTTGATGAAATTGCCCTATAAGTTATTGCTTCCCTTCAAAGTATCTTTACGCTTTTTTACTTTCCTAAAATTGCTCAAATAAACACACGCCACAATTTTTGGTGCAAAAAAGCTTCTTAATAATTTATCTTTGCAATAACTTGATATGAATTGTTATCATACCAATCTATAAAAAGTGAATATAAAGGATAAATCAATGACGTGTGTAAAAGTTGATAAGGACAGTTTCGAAAGTGAAGTTCTAACCTCTTCCACCCCTGTTGTGGTTGATTTTTGGGCAGAATGGTGTGGTCCTTGCAAAATGATAGCGCCAATTTTGGATGAAGTTTCAACAGAAATGCAAAACCAAGTTAAAATTGTCAAAGTAAATATTGACGAAAATCCGGAATTAGCTACCCAATATGGAGTACGCTCTATCCCTACATTACTAATGTTTAAAAATGGAAGTGTCTCATCAAATATGGTTGGCGCTACCTCTAAAGGACGCCTTTCTGAGTGGATAAAAGATGGGCTTCGTTAATGCCATACATAGATAACGATAAAGGAGAGAAATTTTTGTCTCTCCTTTTGATTTTTTTTAAATATTCTTTTCTGTTTAATTAAATCAAAAAGTTAAATGCCATTTATTTTAATGCTTTTAAGAATCTACACTGTTATGCATGATTCAAGAGATCATTTTTTATTAAAAAATTGTCCTGTATAAACAATGTAGACAATACTTTCTTTATATGTACGCCAACGAATATTTAAGTGAATGATATTTTCTTCTTAGACAAGGCGATCAAGATAGGGAATCCAACACATAAAAAGAGCAAATATCACTTTAGCAATAAGGGGCCTCTGCTTGGAGTGCTTGGCAATAACAGAAGGAGATTTTAAGCAAAAATTTTACAAGTTGCTTTTTTGAAATTTACACTTTTTAAGGAGAAAGAAGAAAGCAATTCACTATAGGGGGTAAGTTAATGCTCTTCTGAAAAAATTATCACCTTGATATAAATTCCCTTACACATTTCTCTAGAATCAAAAGAGTTTTTTGAAAATTTTTTAAAAAATATGAGAGACAAAAAACATTCTCTAAAAGAAACGAATTAATTCCTACCAATT from Bartonella kosoyi encodes the following:
- the addA gene encoding double-strand break repair helicase AddA — encoded protein: MTFFSIPEAALDAQATATHPQKNVWVSANAGSGKTHVLSERVIRLLLNGTPPARILCLTYTRAAAAVMQSRIFRTLSSWNELDDAQLQETLTRFENKPVNAQKLTYARQLFARALETPGGLKIQTIHAFCEALLYQFMLEANITRHFEIPDDVSRKKLRQESRRQLLVRRDIQPALQQLLQVISEHTFNKLLYEAVEKQHKLSDFFSSLLSENGEEKFRALFNLAPDETNQSLLEKIQQTARLPLYALKHCETNGSQRLKEMVEKFSQLEEARNETNILNIVSDIYLTTEGKPRNFPHLSRKKSDEIWPFIQQMLEDKQSKIFVLLEKYQCAKVATLNMAAFQICAIYLEIYTNLKKANGFLDFDDIIERTLHLLQRKGASQWVHYKLDQGLDHILLDEAQDTNPEQWQIIQLLAQEFFSGYSQRTNIRTLFAVGDEKQSIYSFQGAAPENFAANGRIIQKKAQQTNQQFEKIQLHYSFRSTADVLKSVDLVFETPENYKGLSAENTKTVHEAIRVHSPGEVIIWDAISKETSEFPHDWHLSVDHLDTPEVRLAEKIAETIADWLQKGEMLPAKGRLIRASDIMILVRKRDKFVSALSRALKHLNIPVAGADRLQLTKHISIRDLMALGRFVLQPQDDLSLACVLKSPLFAFSEEELYQLSAHRTGSLWQSLCTHASSQVSFKDAFERLNHYRTLVDKIPVFEFYSHILNNDKGRQKILSRLGSEANDVLDAFMDYTLAIQKTGLPGLQAFLETLTASEPEIKREFEQNNEEIRIMTVHAAKGLEAAIVFLVDPGSAIWHPQHAPHLLKVPLNNAQGNGQQAFIWRPNEKFDTKLSKQAISHLKERAEEEYRRLLYVGMTRAEDRLFVCGYRGKKTPPHTWLQLVKKALEPHAVVIKGPAEDIAAWRYCITSSSASINQEVSCAESQALPALPAFFSHKVLAEPILPKPLKPSVASLAIEADTELSSSPKQFFTSPILGEINTNRAFFIEYGHLIHRLLQYLPDCPPQKRQDYARNYLNIKASHWDKSQREHALRHVWKILDHVYLKPLFSEQSRAEVPLMGIVKIRGKEQAISGQIDRLYITKNSIIFADFKTGIPPENEATIASHHWLQMALYRKLLQAIHPDKDIQALLIYSKEAKIFKLPPEKLEACLDEIAL
- the trxA gene encoding thioredoxin, with protein sequence MTCVKVDKDSFESEVLTSSTPVVVDFWAEWCGPCKMIAPILDEVSTEMQNQVKIVKVNIDENPELATQYGVRSIPTLLMFKNGSVSSNMVGATSKGRLSEWIKDGLR